The Streptomyces phaeolivaceus genome has a window encoding:
- a CDS encoding serine/threonine-protein kinase produces the protein MQGRLLAERYRLVDTIGSGGMGRVWRAHDEVLHRAVAIKELTAALYVSENEQAILLRRTRAEARAAARINHSAVVTVHDVLEHDNRPWIVMELVEGVSLADAVRDRGRVEAREAARIGMWVLRALRAAHRAGVLHRDVKPGNVLLAEDGRVMLTDFGIAQVEGDTTITRTGEIVGSVDYIAPERVRGQEPGPASDLWSLGATLYTAVEGKSPFRRTTPLTTMQAVVSEEAAEPVAAGPLGPVITALLCKDPAVRPGPDEAEQMLAEAAEGRRPRAAQAFVATEWAAGGPGGSGGPGGAGGPGGVAGSAGSAGSAGSDGSEGSRGSYGARGSDGVGGGGTHVEPSAVGGSGEWGSGRSSVGAVSGGAQASAVFGGGSGGTPVVPIPGAHPPASVASAGPGARTAGRRGWGRRVAVVLLLAALVGGGGAVALHYADGWSAGGGSTADGADGDQPADGVPEGWERVEDPEGFSLALPKGWKRQVEGTQIDYTPDGGEHFLRVAVDDSPDFDSPYHHQLDLEEQVRTRTDYWRVSLKENVYRDRPGALWDFTWTAREKDSEFPGPRRAIEQMYLSRDGVEYTIYMSSPTADWKTAEEQFYAVLRSWRAPQG, from the coding sequence ATGCAGGGCCGGCTCCTCGCGGAGCGCTACCGGCTCGTCGACACCATCGGCAGCGGCGGTATGGGCCGTGTCTGGCGTGCGCACGACGAGGTGTTGCACCGGGCCGTCGCCATCAAGGAGTTGACGGCCGCTCTCTATGTCTCGGAGAACGAGCAGGCCATCCTGTTGCGGCGGACCCGGGCCGAGGCGCGGGCGGCGGCGCGGATCAACCACTCGGCCGTCGTCACCGTGCACGACGTGCTGGAGCACGACAACCGGCCGTGGATCGTCATGGAGTTGGTCGAGGGCGTCTCGCTGGCCGACGCGGTCCGGGACCGGGGGCGTGTCGAGGCGCGTGAGGCGGCGCGGATCGGGATGTGGGTGCTGCGCGCGCTGCGGGCCGCCCACCGGGCCGGGGTGCTGCACCGCGATGTGAAGCCGGGGAACGTGCTGCTCGCCGAGGACGGGCGGGTCATGCTGACCGACTTCGGTATCGCGCAGGTCGAGGGCGACACGACGATCACCCGGACCGGCGAGATCGTCGGTTCCGTCGACTACATCGCCCCCGAGCGGGTGCGTGGACAGGAACCCGGGCCCGCGTCCGATCTGTGGTCGCTGGGTGCGACGCTGTACACGGCGGTCGAGGGGAAGTCGCCGTTCCGGCGCACCACGCCGCTCACCACCATGCAGGCCGTGGTGAGCGAGGAGGCGGCGGAGCCCGTGGCGGCCGGGCCGTTGGGGCCCGTCATCACCGCGCTGCTGTGCAAGGACCCGGCCGTACGGCCCGGCCCCGACGAGGCCGAACAGATGCTCGCGGAGGCGGCGGAGGGGCGACGGCCTCGGGCGGCACAGGCGTTCGTGGCCACGGAGTGGGCGGCTGGGGGGCCGGGTGGTTCGGGGGGACCGGGTGGTGCGGGCGGACCGGGTGGTGTGGCCGGTTCGGCCGGTTCGGCCGGTTCAGCTGGTTCGGATGGGTCTGAGGGTTCGCGTGGCTCTTATGGAGCACGTGGTTCGGATGGTGTGGGGGGCGGGGGAACTCACGTAGAGCCGAGTGCGGTGGGTGGTTCGGGGGAGTGGGGGTCGGGGCGTTCCAGCGTGGGGGCGGTCTCGGGCGGGGCGCAGGCGTCCGCCGTCTTCGGTGGGGGTTCCGGCGGCACCCCGGTCGTGCCGATACCGGGCGCTCATCCGCCTGCCTCCGTGGCGTCCGCCGGGCCCGGGGCGCGTACCGCCGGGCGGCGCGGCTGGGGTCGTAGGGTCGCGGTGGTCCTCCTGCTGGCCGCGTTGGTCGGCGGTGGTGGTGCCGTCGCGCTGCACTACGCGGACGGGTGGAGCGCGGGGGGCGGATCCACCGCGGACGGGGCGGACGGGGATCAGCCGGCCGACGGGGTGCCCGAGGGGTGGGAGCGGGTCGAGGACCCGGAGGGTTTCAGCCTTGCTCTGCCCAAGGGGTGGAAGCGGCAGGTGGAGGGTACGCAGATCGACTACACGCCCGACGGCGGTGAGCACTTCCTCCGGGTCGCCGTGGACGACTCGCCGGACTTCGACAGCCCGTACCACCACCAGCTCGACCTGGAGGAGCAGGTGAGGACGCGGACCGACTACTGGCGGGTGAGTCTGAAGGAGAACGTCTACCGCGACCGGCCGGGCGCGCTGTGGGACTTCACCTGGACCGCGCGGGAGAAGGACTCGGAGTTCCCCGGCCCGCGCCGGGCGATCGAGCAGATGTATCTCTCCCGGGACGGTGTCGAGTACACGATCTACATGTCCTCGCCCACGGCCGACTGGAAGACGGCGGAAGAGCAGTTCTACGCGGTGCTGCGCAGCTGGCGGGCGCCGCAGGGGTGA
- a CDS encoding protein kinase domain-containing protein codes for MGTEGENVRVIAGRYRLEARIGRGGMGIVWRATDQLLGRQVAVKELSLDDSLPEERSRQRRERTLREARAVARLGHPHIIVVHDVVEQDERPYIVMELIDGGSLAERIAADGPVDAREAARIGIDLLGALRRAHDAGVLHRDLKPANVLMESGTDRVVLTDFGIAQVAGATTLTESGSFVGSPEYTAPERMSGVRTGPESDLWSLGALLCAVLSGESPFRRDSLGGILHAVVFDEIRPPPQAAPLLPVVRGLLERDPDRRLDAVEAERLLRAFRETGRTPRTAKHPRTSTGYTPTRRDLPRPRRDAQRTAAAAQDAVEAGGRSGAASGAGSGSGSGSGPDASGPAVALPEQPARQRQQYSTRSVLVAAALVAAMAGAGVSAAALLMREGGAGGGTPGSSAPETPGASSTAGESGRPGEPGRPGQSGQSGGSASPSTSGASGSPGTSGAPSSPGGSGTGDATPTVTRSRAATAPTVPSGYRLAEDDQGFSLAVPDDFTREPQGERVFYMSPGRAIRIGIKFDDPAAGGPAGVMRRAHEKGPSTNPGYRDGRVTETTHDGWPAALWEFTWDGFSVAEGPRHTYDLCWERDGRLYDVWVSAPVGKVSEAKEYFDVAVDTFVRG; via the coding sequence ATGGGGACCGAGGGGGAGAACGTCCGTGTCATAGCCGGGCGTTACCGGCTGGAAGCCAGGATCGGCCGGGGCGGTATGGGGATCGTGTGGCGGGCCACCGATCAACTCCTCGGCCGGCAGGTGGCGGTCAAGGAACTGTCCCTCGACGACTCGCTCCCGGAGGAGCGGTCCCGGCAGCGCCGTGAGCGCACCCTGCGGGAGGCGCGGGCGGTCGCCCGGCTCGGCCACCCGCACATCATCGTCGTGCACGACGTCGTCGAACAGGACGAACGCCCTTACATCGTCATGGAGTTGATCGACGGCGGCTCCCTCGCCGAGCGGATCGCGGCGGACGGGCCCGTCGACGCGCGCGAGGCCGCGCGGATCGGCATCGATCTGCTGGGCGCGCTGCGGCGGGCGCACGACGCCGGCGTGCTGCACCGCGATCTCAAGCCCGCCAACGTCCTGATGGAGTCCGGTACCGACCGGGTCGTCCTCACCGACTTCGGTATCGCCCAGGTCGCCGGCGCGACCACGCTGACCGAGAGCGGGTCCTTCGTCGGCTCGCCCGAGTACACCGCCCCGGAGCGGATGTCCGGGGTCCGCACCGGGCCGGAGTCCGACCTGTGGTCGCTGGGCGCGCTGCTGTGCGCCGTGCTCAGCGGCGAATCGCCGTTCCGGCGCGACTCGTTGGGCGGCATCCTGCACGCCGTCGTCTTCGACGAGATCCGGCCGCCCCCGCAGGCCGCGCCGCTGCTCCCCGTCGTACGGGGGCTGTTGGAGCGGGACCCGGACCGGCGGCTCGACGCGGTGGAGGCGGAGCGGCTGCTGCGGGCCTTCCGGGAGACCGGCCGGACACCGCGCACGGCGAAGCACCCGAGGACGTCGACCGGGTACACGCCGACCCGGCGGGACCTGCCGCGCCCGCGGCGGGACGCGCAGCGTACGGCCGCCGCCGCGCAGGACGCGGTGGAGGCGGGCGGACGGTCGGGGGCGGCATCGGGAGCGGGGTCGGGGTCGGGGTCGGGATCGGGGCCGGACGCTTCCGGCCCGGCCGTGGCTCTGCCGGAACAGCCCGCTCGGCAGCGGCAGCAGTACTCCACCCGGAGTGTGCTGGTCGCCGCCGCGCTGGTGGCGGCGATGGCCGGGGCGGGCGTCTCGGCTGCCGCGCTGCTGATGCGCGAAGGGGGTGCGGGGGGCGGCACACCGGGCAGTTCGGCACCGGAGACGCCGGGCGCGTCGAGTACGGCGGGCGAGTCGGGCCGTCCCGGCGAGCCGGGTCGGCCGGGCCAGTCCGGGCAGTCCGGTGGGTCGGCCTCACCGAGTACATCGGGTGCCTCGGGTTCGCCCGGTACGTCGGGTGCGCCGAGTTCCCCGGGCGGGTCGGGAACCGGCGACGCCACGCCCACCGTCACACGCTCACGGGCGGCCACCGCGCCGACCGTGCCCTCGGGGTACCGGCTCGCCGAGGACGACCAGGGCTTCAGCCTCGCCGTGCCGGACGACTTCACCCGGGAGCCGCAGGGAGAGCGGGTCTTCTACATGTCCCCGGGGCGGGCGATCCGTATCGGCATCAAGTTCGACGACCCGGCGGCGGGCGGCCCGGCCGGGGTGATGCGGCGCGCCCACGAGAAGGGGCCCTCGACGAACCCCGGCTACCGCGACGGCCGGGTCACCGAGACCACTCACGACGGGTGGCCCGCCGCGCTCTGGGAGTTCACCTGGGACGGCTTCAGCGTCGCGGAGGGGCCCCGCCACACGTACGACCTGTGCTGGGAGCGGGACGGCCGGCTGTACGACGTATGGGTGTCGGCGCCGGTCGGGAAGGTGAGCGAGGCGAAGGAGTACTTCGACGTGGCGGTGGACACGTTCGTCCGTGGCTGA